A stretch of the Lactuca sativa cultivar Salinas chromosome 9, Lsat_Salinas_v11, whole genome shotgun sequence genome encodes the following:
- the LOC111885581 gene encoding serine/threonine-protein kinase OXI1: protein MDDDQNQIPVLDLRQLKVLSALGRGARGVVFLVQDESSNGDLFALKTILRASIKKNVKKTDIDGNESKQIFFEQEVLRLSQHPLLPKLRGVVSTENIVGYAIDYCPGRDLNCLRKRQTERMFSDDIIRFYAAELVIALEYLHGLGIVYRDLKPENVMIQENGHLMLVDFDLSTKLSPKPPCEARSPKTTPSPSPSPTTSEPSTKNKNRFSFFSNCCRPAIPVEESVHPTGESVDNSVSEPNCEPRHSFSKSNSFVGTEEYVAPEMLQGNGHDFSVDWWCLGVVLHEMLYGKTPFKGINRKETFYQILSKTADVVGEPTPLRDLIRKLLVKDPKQRISTTKIKSHDFFRGVDWEGLLQISRPPFVPGTSDEDVDVDGMDVNKIDIEAFVQGVFQVDDSDVQIREKEHDNAFLPF, encoded by the exons ATGGACGACGATCAAAATCAAATCCCGGTGTTAGACCTCCGGCAATTGAAAGTCTTATCGGCGCTAGGTCGAGGAGCCAGGGGCGTCGTGTTTCTGGTCCAAGACGAGTCGTCCAATGGAGATTTGTTTGCTTTGAAGACGATTTTGAGAGCTTCCATTAAGAAGAATGTTAAGAAGACAGATATCGATGGTAATGAGAGTAAGCAGATTTTCTTTGAGCAGGAGGTGTTGCGACTATCACAGCATCCATTGCTACCGAAACTTCGTGGTGTTGTATCCACCGAGAATATCGTGGGGTACGCCATTGATTATTGTCCCGGGCGTGATCTCAATTGCCTTCGTAAGAGACAAACGGAGAGAATGTTTTCCGATGACATAATCAG GTTTTATGCAGCGGAGTTGGTGATTGCATTGGAGTATCTTCACGGATTGGGGATCGTTTACAGAGATTTAAAGCCAGAAAATGTAATGATTCAGGAAAACGGACACCTAATGCTTGTCGATTTCGATCTATCAACCAAATTATCACCAAAACCTCCATGCGAAGCTCGATCACCGAAAACCACGCCGTCGCCGTCGCCGTCACCGACGACATCCGAGCCATCAACGAAGAACAAAAACCgattttcatttttttccaaTTGTTGTCGCCCGGCCATCCCGGTGGAGGAATCTGTACATCCCACCGGCGAGTCAGTCGACAACTCAGTCTCAGAACCGAATTGCGAGCCTCGTCATTCCTTCTCAAAATCAAACTCCTTCGTCGGAACGGAAGAGTACGTTGCGCCTGAAATGCTACAAGGCAACGGCCATGATTTCTCGGTGGACTGGTGGTGTTTAGGCGTCGTTTTGCACGAAATGTTGTACGGGAAGACGCCGTTTAAAGGAATAAACCGAAAGGAGACATTTTACCAAATTCTGTCGAAGACGGCAGACGTCGTCGGAGAGCCGACGCCGTTGAGAGACTTGATTCGAAAGTTGCTGGTGAAGGATCCGAAACAGAGAATATCAACGACGAAGATCAAAAGCCACGATTTCTTCCGGGGAGTTGACTGGGAGGGACTGTTACAAATCAGTAGACCACCATTTGTTCCGGGAACGTCCGATGAGGATGTGGATGTGGATGGCATGGATGTAAATAAGATCGATATTGAGGCTTTTGTTCAAGGAGTGTTTCAAGTCGATGATTCTGACGTCCAAATCCGTGAGAAGGAACATGACAACGCTTTCTTGCCTTTCTAA